The DNA region GCGGTTTCTTCATTAGGATCCTTTATTTCTATCAGCCTTGAGTGGATCCTCATCTCGAATTGCTCACGTGATTTTTTATTCACATGAGGGCTTCTCAGAACCGTAATGACCGACCTCTTAGTAGGGAGAGGAATCGGCCCCGAAACAGTAGCTCCTGTTTTCACAACTCCCCGTACTATAGCTGCCGCTGAGCGGTCAAGAAGCCTGTGATCGTATGCTCTGAGCTTGATCCTCAACCGGTTAGCCTTCAATACATTCTCCTGTCACCATTATCACCAGCCCATATGCAGGCTGGAAATGCCCATCTGCTCAAGTAGTTCTCGTGTGATGTTCTCTGCAATCAGCGCATAATCATAGAATTGCATTGAAAAACCAGCACGGCCCTGCGTTAGTGAACGCAGGGCGCTACTATAACCAAAAAGTTCCGCAAGGGGAACCCTTGCGTTAATTGACTGTACCTCTCCTCTGGGTTCCATGCTTTCAATACTGCCCCGCCGGGAATTGACATCACCTATCACTTCTCCAATACAGTTGGACGGGCATATGATATCAAGCCTCATAACCGGTTCCCTCAGAACAGGTTTACCGATTTTCAAACACTCCCGAAGGGCCATTGCCCCGGCATAGGAATATCCTGTTTCAGTGGAGTCCGTTGCATGGATCTCAGCTTCCAGAAGCTCAATTTTAACTCCATCCAGGGAGAAACCCGCCAGCGGGCCGGCACCGACCGACCCCATAACACCTCTTTTTATGGCATCCGCGAAATGCTCCGGAAGTTTATTATTATCCAGTGCATTAACGAATTCTATACCGGATTCTGCAGGTGATACTTTGAGCAAAGCATGTCCGAAATGCCCTCTGCCCTGAATGGATCTGCTGAATTCACCCGAACCGGTTGCCTCGCGTGAAATGCTTTCTCTGTATGAAACCTGGGGTTTCCCTGTTCTCACCGAAATTCCGTATTCTCGCTGAATTCTGTCGGCTATTACCTCCAGGTGAAGCTCACCCATTCCCTTGATCAAAGTCTGTCCGGATTCTTCATCAATACCTACCCTGAAACTTGGATCCTCACCTGAAAGTGATGAGAGGGCGTCATTGAGTTTTTTTTCATCAGAGGTGCTTATTGGTTCAATTGCCATTTGCATTACCGGATCTGGAAAAACGATGGATTCAAGAACAACAGGATTGGTTTGAAGCGTAAGCGTATCTCCTGTAACGACATCTTTTAATCCTGCTGCTGCTATATCACCAGCCTGAACACTGTCCAGATGATTTCTCTTGTTCGCATGCATTCTAACGAGTCTGGTAAGTCTCTCCTTCTTTCCGGTTCTGTTATTCAATACATGAGCACCATCTTTTATCATTCCGGAATAAACTCTCATGAATGCGAGTTTCCCAAGATGAAGGTCATTCTGAACCTTGAAAACCAGCGCTGTGAATGGAATATCGAGTCTGCGTTCAATCTCCGTATTGAATCCATCTCTTAAAAGCCCTGTCACCGAAGGTAACTCGGATGGAGATGGAAGCCAGTCTACTATAGCGTCCATGAGTTGCTGAATACCTATATTCTTCAGCGCAGCACCACAAAGGACAGGAACGAACATTCCGGAAATCGTACCGATTCGGATAAGTTTTCTGACATCCTCAGAACTCAGATCACCATTGAAGTATTTCTCCATGGCAGTCTCATCAAGCATTGCTGCTGTTTCCCAGAGAGTATCCCGCAACTCCTCATATTGAGCTCTGTACTCAACCGGAATCTCTTCAATGCTGAACCTGGCACCCTGTGATGTTTCATCAAAATAAACCGCATGGCCTTCGATGATATCGATTATTCCGGAAAAACCGGTCCCGCTGCCTATGGGAAGCATTACCGGTACCGGCTTCGCGCCCAGCATGTCTCGAATCATCTCAAGTACTCTTGAAAAATCCGCTCCCTGTCTATCCATTTTGTTAACGAAAGCAATCCTGGGAACATTGTACCTGTCAGCCTGATGCCAGACGGTTTCTGATTGAGGTTCAACGCCGCCTACAGCACAGAATATCGCAACTGCTCCATCCAGAACCCTCAGGCTTCTCTCAACCTCGGCTGTAAAATCCACATGACCGGGAGTATCAATCAGATTGATCTGGTGAGATTTCCATACGAATGTGGTTGCTGCGGATTGAATCGTGATGCCTCTCTCTTTTTCCTGGGGCATCCAATCCATTGCTGCGGTTCCATGATCGACATCACCGAGACGGTGTACTATTCCTGAATAGTACAATATCCGCTCGGTGGCAGTTGTCTTGCCGGCATCAATGTGTGCCATGATGCCTATATTCCGGATTCTGTCAGACAGGGATTTGCTCATGAGAGCATTCATCCTCCAGTTTAATCAAGTCGGAAGCAATCTGTCGCTGGAGGAACTAGGAAAGTGTGTACCTACCAGCGATAGTGAGCAAACGCCTTGTTGGCCTCCGCCATTCTGTGTGTATCTTCTTTTTTCTTCACGCTGCCGGCGTTCTCACCTTTAGCAGCATTCATAATTTCCACTGCAAGTTTCTCTGACAAGCCTTTACCGCTTCTGGCTTCTGCATACTGGATAATCCAGCGCATTGCAAGCGAGTCTTTTTCCTGAGGTTTAACTTCCATTGGAATCTGGTACGTTGATCCGCCAACCCTTCGGGATTTTACCTTGAGCTGGGGACGTACATTCCCCATGGCTCTGTTGAATACAGTAACTGCATCCTGTCC from Candidatus Aegiribacteria sp. includes:
- the rpsJ gene encoding 30S ribosomal protein S10; the encoded protein is MKANRLRIKLRAYDHRLLDRSAAAIVRGVVKTGATVSGPIPLPTKRSVITVLRSPHVNKKSREQFEMRIHSRLIEIKDPNEETAAALRSQDVPAGVDVEMNEV
- the fusA gene encoding elongation factor G: MSKSLSDRIRNIGIMAHIDAGKTTATERILYYSGIVHRLGDVDHGTAAMDWMPQEKERGITIQSAATTFVWKSHQINLIDTPGHVDFTAEVERSLRVLDGAVAIFCAVGGVEPQSETVWHQADRYNVPRIAFVNKMDRQGADFSRVLEMIRDMLGAKPVPVMLPIGSGTGFSGIIDIIEGHAVYFDETSQGARFSIEEIPVEYRAQYEELRDTLWETAAMLDETAMEKYFNGDLSSEDVRKLIRIGTISGMFVPVLCGAALKNIGIQQLMDAIVDWLPSPSELPSVTGLLRDGFNTEIERRLDIPFTALVFKVQNDLHLGKLAFMRVYSGMIKDGAHVLNNRTGKKERLTRLVRMHANKRNHLDSVQAGDIAAAGLKDVVTGDTLTLQTNPVVLESIVFPDPVMQMAIEPISTSDEKKLNDALSSLSGEDPSFRVGIDEESGQTLIKGMGELHLEVIADRIQREYGISVRTGKPQVSYRESISREATGSGEFSRSIQGRGHFGHALLKVSPAESGIEFVNALDNNKLPEHFADAIKRGVMGSVGAGPLAGFSLDGVKIELLEAEIHATDSTETGYSYAGAMALRECLKIGKPVLREPVMRLDIICPSNCIGEVIGDVNSRRGSIESMEPRGEVQSINARVPLAELFGYSSALRSLTQGRAGFSMQFYDYALIAENITRELLEQMGISSLHMGW
- the rpsG gene encoding 30S ribosomal protein S7, whose protein sequence is MARRSRPKKREAVPDRKYGNLLMAKFINKLMQKGKKSVAERIFYDAMDIITEKTGQDAVTVFNRAMGNVRPQLKVKSRRVGGSTYQIPMEVKPQEKDSLAMRWIIQYAEARSGKGLSEKLAVEIMNAAKGENAGSVKKKEDTHRMAEANKAFAHYRW